From Pseudonocardia autotrophica, one genomic window encodes:
- a CDS encoding iron-containing alcohol dehydrogenase family protein, with amino-acid sequence MADQVSGFSIEPSCALEFGPGSVSRLPALVAGLAADAAFVVTDTGLRRTGIVDRVLAGLAAAGLRTGVFDGIGPNPSTTVVEAGAAALRDFGPCVVVGLGGGSVLDAAKGIALLATHPTARATDPLWDSAVDGLPLIAVPTTAGTGAETNGFGVVEDTCARRKIYLGHPSVRPRIAVLDPELTLGLPAAVTAATGFDALVHGVESLASRGANPVSDAAAAQAVALVGRWLPVAVEHGADLEARSQLLLGAHLAGQALTVSGLGLVHGIAHAVTAHLGTPHGVALAAVNEQVMRYSADAAVGAYERVWWALERDGGGARSVGAQPDGSGAAHPGAADPAGSGSAHPGAAGRGLAHPADPAAVIGTITALAEGVGVRRTLRDLGATRELLPVLAAAAVADPVTSNAPRRPTEAEVRDILAEAW; translated from the coding sequence GTGGCGGATCAGGTGAGCGGGTTCTCGATCGAGCCGTCCTGCGCGCTCGAGTTCGGCCCCGGATCGGTGTCCCGGCTGCCCGCGCTGGTCGCCGGACTGGCCGCGGACGCAGCGTTCGTCGTCACCGATACCGGCCTGCGCCGCACCGGGATCGTCGACCGGGTGCTCGCCGGGCTGGCCGCGGCCGGGCTGCGCACCGGGGTGTTCGACGGCATCGGGCCGAACCCGTCCACGACGGTCGTCGAGGCCGGTGCCGCGGCGCTGCGCGACTTCGGGCCGTGCGTGGTGGTCGGGCTCGGCGGCGGATCGGTGCTCGACGCGGCCAAGGGCATCGCACTGCTCGCCACGCATCCCACCGCGCGCGCCACCGACCCGCTCTGGGACTCGGCCGTCGACGGGCTGCCACTGATCGCCGTCCCGACGACTGCCGGGACCGGGGCCGAGACGAACGGGTTCGGCGTCGTCGAGGACACCTGCGCCCGGCGCAAGATCTACCTCGGCCATCCGTCGGTCCGGCCGCGGATCGCGGTGCTCGATCCGGAGCTGACGCTGGGGCTGCCCGCCGCCGTCACCGCGGCCACCGGGTTCGACGCGCTCGTGCACGGCGTCGAGTCGCTCGCCTCGCGCGGCGCGAACCCGGTGTCCGACGCGGCCGCGGCACAGGCCGTCGCGCTGGTCGGGCGATGGCTGCCGGTCGCCGTCGAGCACGGAGCCGACCTGGAGGCCCGGTCGCAGCTGCTGCTCGGGGCGCACCTGGCCGGGCAGGCACTCACCGTCTCCGGGCTGGGGCTCGTGCACGGCATCGCGCACGCCGTCACGGCGCACCTCGGCACCCCGCACGGGGTGGCGCTGGCCGCGGTGAACGAGCAGGTGATGCGGTACAGCGCGGACGCGGCCGTGGGGGCCTATGAGCGGGTGTGGTGGGCGCTGGAGCGCGACGGCGGGGGAGCGCGTTCGGTCGGCGCACAGCCCGACGGCTCGGGAGCAGCGCACCCCGGCGCCGCGGATCCGGCCGGCTCGGGATCAGCGCACCCCGGTGCCGCAGGCAGGGGGCTCGCGCACCCCGCCGACCCGGCCGCGGTGATCGGCACGATCACCGCGCTGGCCGAGGGCGTCGGCGTCCGCCGCACACTGCGCGACCTGGGCGCCACCCGCGAGCTGCTGCCGGTACTGGCCGCCGCCGCGGTCGCCGATCCGGTCACCTCCAACGCCCCGCGCCGCCCGACCGAGGCCGAGGTCCGCGACATCCTCGCCGAGGCCTGGTGA
- a CDS encoding glycosyltransferase, whose amino-acid sequence MSETAQSPTTGETLLQRVIMPRPADPFAVRALYLDERPGTTLAPVEPLRGEQDRPLSLTVSTATGRRTRVHDRTGATVPPGTEVSFGSYFNGFAAGYWRAWSTLSAIELRLDLEGTGRVDVYRTKADGSQIFVTGELVQGRRQVNLELDLRPFEDGGWYWFDLSTDEAAEGGLQLHGGGWHAPHDAPGRAAVVVGMPTFNRPADCVATLTALGSDPQVLDTVTAVILPDQGTRKVRDEAGYEQAAAVLGDRLRIIDQPNLGGSGGYARIMYEVLHGTGPHAGGIDCEQILYMDDDILLEPDSVLRAVAFSRFAREPMLVGGQMLSLQARSQLSTMGEVVDRNQFMWRPAPETESHHDLAARTLRQSPWLHRRVDVDYNAWWMCLIPRRVAEDLGLPLPLFIKWDDAEYGLRARAAGYRTATVPGIAIWHMSFIEKDDSSDWQAYFHYRNRLVAAALRGPDDPRALLRETFKRTLRHLMLMEYSAVALQIKAFTDFLAGPEALFPKLPVVLDEIRELRSRYDDGRPLNSATDVPLADLDALGAQLFPEPPVGRAKAALGLARGVLRNLRTPDPALRERPQRNVPWANAQWFVLAGLDSATVSTPDGRGVTFRRRDPLLFKQMITESVRLHRAVAADWGTLRGRYRAAEPTLTGRDGWKHIFE is encoded by the coding sequence GTGTCCGAGACCGCGCAGTCCCCGACGACCGGCGAGACGCTGCTGCAGCGGGTGATCATGCCCCGCCCGGCGGACCCGTTCGCGGTGCGCGCGCTGTACCTCGACGAGCGTCCCGGCACCACGCTGGCCCCGGTCGAGCCGCTGCGGGGCGAGCAGGACCGCCCGCTGTCGCTGACCGTCTCGACCGCCACCGGGCGCCGGACCCGGGTGCACGATCGCACCGGCGCGACCGTCCCGCCGGGCACCGAGGTGTCCTTCGGCTCCTACTTCAACGGTTTCGCCGCCGGCTACTGGCGCGCCTGGTCCACGTTGAGCGCGATCGAGCTGCGCCTGGACCTGGAGGGCACCGGCCGGGTCGACGTGTACCGCACCAAGGCCGACGGCTCGCAGATCTTCGTCACCGGTGAGCTCGTGCAGGGCCGCAGGCAGGTGAACCTGGAGCTGGACCTGCGGCCGTTCGAGGACGGCGGCTGGTACTGGTTCGACCTGTCCACCGATGAAGCCGCCGAGGGTGGCCTGCAGCTGCACGGCGGTGGCTGGCACGCCCCGCACGACGCACCCGGCCGGGCCGCTGTCGTCGTCGGCATGCCGACCTTCAACCGGCCCGCGGACTGCGTCGCCACGCTCACCGCGCTCGGGTCCGATCCGCAGGTGCTCGACACCGTCACCGCGGTGATCCTGCCCGACCAGGGCACCCGCAAGGTCCGCGACGAGGCCGGCTACGAGCAGGCCGCCGCGGTGCTCGGGGACCGGCTGCGGATCATCGACCAGCCCAACCTCGGCGGGTCCGGCGGCTACGCCCGGATCATGTACGAGGTCCTGCACGGCACCGGGCCGCACGCCGGCGGCATCGACTGCGAGCAGATCCTCTACATGGACGACGACATCCTGCTGGAGCCCGACTCGGTGCTCCGCGCGGTCGCGTTCTCCCGGTTCGCCCGCGAGCCGATGCTGGTCGGCGGGCAGATGCTGTCGCTGCAGGCCCGCTCGCAGCTGTCCACGATGGGCGAGGTCGTCGACCGCAACCAGTTCATGTGGCGGCCCGCGCCGGAGACCGAGTCGCACCACGACCTGGCCGCGCGCACCCTGCGCCAGTCGCCGTGGCTGCACCGCCGGGTCGACGTCGACTACAACGCCTGGTGGATGTGCCTGATCCCGCGCCGGGTCGCCGAGGACCTCGGCCTGCCGCTGCCGCTGTTCATCAAGTGGGACGACGCCGAGTACGGCCTGCGCGCCAGGGCCGCCGGCTACCGCACGGCGACCGTGCCCGGCATCGCGATCTGGCACATGTCGTTCATCGAGAAGGACGACTCGTCCGACTGGCAGGCCTACTTCCACTACCGCAACCGGCTGGTCGCCGCCGCGCTGCGCGGCCCGGACGACCCGCGTGCGCTGTTGCGCGAGACCTTCAAGCGCACCCTGCGGCACCTGATGCTGATGGAGTACTCGGCGGTGGCGCTGCAGATCAAGGCGTTCACCGACTTCCTGGCCGGGCCGGAGGCGCTGTTCCCGAAGCTGCCGGTGGTGCTCGACGAGATCCGCGAGCTGCGGTCCCGCTACGACGACGGCCGGCCGCTGAACTCGGCCACCGACGTCCCGCTCGCCGATCTCGACGCGCTGGGCGCCCAGCTGTTCCCGGAGCCGCCGGTGGGGCGCGCGAAGGCCGCGCTCGGCCTGGCCCGCGGCGTCCTGCGCAACCTGCGCACCCCGGATCCTGCGCTGCGCGAGCGCCCGCAGCGCAACGTCCCGTGGGCGAACGCCCAGTGGTTCGTCCTGGCCGGACTGGACTCGGCGACGGTGTCCACACCGGACGGCCGCGGGGTGACCTTCCGGCGCCGTGATCCGCTGCTGTTCAAGCAGATGATCACCGAGTCGGTGCGGCTGCACCGCGCGGTCGCGGCCGACTGGGGGACGCTGCGCGGTCGCTACCGGGCCGCGGAGCCGACGCTGACCGGCCGGGACGGCTGGAAGCACATCTTCGAGTGA
- a CDS encoding arabinosyltransferase domain-containing protein, giving the protein MNPGAGRRARLLLLLGILTCLLGGAAALAPVQADTPAVSWPSVDADPMAPSTVLPLSPYRPLQLTVTMSCASASAVGEGDVLRTMPAAVDDPITAPGLSVTVSDGTLVIRSGPEELYRGPVGEGCMWMLYSGPDGTDLTRDGRVVADRPDLAPPQIAELSTALTGSDLDGLRVRVDTDARYESSPTPLKIGLLVAHLIALGATLAVAVRTWTGTRRILAVRPRPGIADAVVVVVTLAWAVLGPVNIDDSWYALMARQGAETGAIGNAIYQFNVTEAPFTTGQYLMQFWGSLAGWGLLPMRAVPVLLGLGTWVLLRLTMVVLADRIGARAGVVAALAVAHLAWFLPYGITLRPEPVGTFAAAGVLLLVAAALRTGAVGLLAPATAVAVLGVTAAPAAVAAEVPLLLALSLVWWHLVHAGWITRFATVAVAFAAASVVVPLGLADATLADVRESVAVHRWYYLQYPWWREIVHYANLLGPDDQGAWGRRLPVLLTVVVVVLGVVRLATRRGTGGPLGRAFGFALAATALALVAVALSPTKWVNHFGAVAAPATLLLAIALARGPLPRGAPGRLIAVGTTALGLVAAVIYAGPNLWRPFGDWGQPFGNHSVVDAPIHQQVLAPHLGSFYLHSPLLWLLVAVAALGWAHRRRRSGRPSGPGPDGVLLRTATAGGVVLMLLVFTLAPVQQAPGASVASMNLASLGGEPCGLADAVTVQVPDDGPPPQTGPAELTGALAEGPPPGRPPLPGPVWHAVGAGTLRTGWFDVRPGAAALLVPVTGEFSDGTSVTVELAVGADGTDGTDGTDGTDGADGTDGADGTDGTDGTDGTDGTIRPQLPGSGTDEWHDLEVDLSGMSGVSRARLVVENPPGALIGVGAPLPSRERPASDVVRGDPVFADQVSALLWPCEDQIVVRHGIAQTPQWRLRVGDGLEGATEDNAFFVPNGGVLAGIGRTATFDELPTRLDPPPGRAAFGWGHVERVVYDHPTDGYDLSVGTEWRWGWERLPSLANKEYTGRDFLG; this is encoded by the coding sequence GTGAATCCCGGGGCCGGACGCCGGGCGCGGCTCCTGCTGCTGCTGGGCATCCTCACCTGCCTGCTCGGCGGTGCCGCCGCGCTCGCCCCGGTGCAGGCGGACACCCCGGCCGTCAGCTGGCCGTCGGTCGACGCCGACCCGATGGCGCCGTCCACGGTGCTGCCGCTCTCGCCGTACCGGCCGCTGCAGCTCACGGTGACGATGTCGTGCGCCTCGGCGAGCGCCGTCGGCGAGGGGGACGTGCTGCGCACGATGCCCGCCGCCGTCGACGACCCGATCACCGCACCGGGGCTGTCGGTGACCGTCTCCGACGGCACGCTGGTGATCCGGTCCGGGCCCGAGGAGCTGTATCGCGGCCCGGTCGGCGAGGGCTGCATGTGGATGCTGTACTCGGGTCCCGACGGCACCGATCTGACCCGGGACGGCCGGGTCGTCGCGGACCGGCCCGATCTGGCCCCGCCGCAGATCGCCGAGCTGTCCACCGCGCTGACCGGATCCGACCTGGACGGTCTCCGGGTGCGGGTGGACACCGACGCCCGCTACGAGTCGTCGCCGACCCCGCTCAAGATCGGCCTGCTGGTCGCGCACCTGATCGCGCTGGGGGCCACCCTGGCGGTCGCCGTCCGCACCTGGACCGGGACCCGGCGGATCCTCGCGGTGCGCCCGCGGCCCGGGATCGCCGACGCCGTCGTGGTCGTGGTGACACTGGCCTGGGCGGTGCTCGGACCGGTCAACATCGACGACTCCTGGTACGCGCTGATGGCCCGCCAGGGCGCCGAGACCGGCGCGATCGGCAACGCGATCTACCAGTTCAACGTCACCGAGGCGCCGTTCACCACCGGCCAGTACCTGATGCAGTTCTGGGGGAGCCTCGCCGGCTGGGGACTGCTGCCGATGCGGGCCGTGCCGGTGCTGCTCGGCCTCGGTACCTGGGTGCTGCTGCGGCTGACGATGGTGGTGCTCGCCGACCGGATCGGCGCGCGGGCCGGGGTGGTCGCGGCGCTCGCCGTCGCCCACCTGGCCTGGTTCCTGCCCTACGGGATCACGCTGCGCCCGGAGCCGGTCGGGACGTTCGCCGCGGCCGGGGTACTGCTGCTGGTCGCCGCCGCGCTGCGCACCGGCGCGGTCGGCCTGCTCGCCCCCGCGACGGCCGTCGCCGTGCTGGGCGTGACCGCCGCGCCCGCCGCGGTGGCGGCCGAGGTGCCGCTGCTGCTCGCGCTGTCGCTGGTGTGGTGGCATCTCGTGCACGCCGGGTGGATCACCCGGTTCGCGACGGTCGCGGTCGCGTTCGCCGCGGCGAGCGTCGTCGTGCCACTCGGGCTGGCCGACGCCACCCTCGCCGACGTGCGGGAATCCGTCGCCGTGCACCGCTGGTACTACCTGCAGTACCCGTGGTGGCGGGAGATCGTGCACTACGCCAACCTGCTCGGCCCGGACGACCAGGGCGCCTGGGGCAGGCGGCTGCCGGTCCTGCTGACGGTGGTCGTCGTCGTGCTGGGGGTGGTCCGGCTCGCCACCCGGCGCGGCACCGGTGGTCCGCTCGGGCGGGCGTTCGGGTTCGCGCTCGCCGCGACCGCGCTCGCCCTGGTGGCCGTCGCCCTCAGCCCGACCAAGTGGGTCAACCACTTCGGTGCCGTCGCCGCCCCCGCCACCCTGCTGCTCGCGATCGCGCTGGCCCGCGGCCCGCTGCCACGGGGCGCCCCGGGCCGGCTGATCGCGGTCGGGACGACGGCGCTCGGCCTGGTCGCCGCCGTCATCTACGCCGGTCCGAACCTGTGGCGGCCGTTCGGGGACTGGGGGCAGCCGTTCGGCAACCACTCGGTGGTCGACGCGCCCATCCACCAGCAGGTGCTCGCGCCGCACCTCGGCTCGTTCTACCTGCACAGCCCGCTGCTGTGGCTGCTGGTCGCGGTGGCCGCGCTGGGCTGGGCGCACCGGCGACGGCGCTCCGGACGGCCGTCCGGTCCCGGGCCGGACGGCGTGCTGCTGCGCACCGCCACCGCCGGTGGGGTGGTGCTGATGCTGCTCGTGTTCACGCTCGCACCGGTGCAGCAGGCCCCCGGCGCGTCGGTCGCGTCGATGAACCTCGCGTCGCTGGGCGGCGAGCCGTGCGGACTTGCCGACGCCGTCACCGTGCAGGTGCCCGACGACGGACCGCCCCCACAGACCGGGCCCGCCGAGCTCACCGGCGCGCTGGCCGAGGGCCCGCCACCGGGCCGCCCCCCGCTGCCCGGACCGGTGTGGCACGCCGTCGGCGCCGGCACACTGCGCACCGGATGGTTCGACGTCCGGCCGGGTGCCGCCGCGCTGCTCGTCCCGGTGACCGGTGAGTTCTCCGACGGCACGTCGGTGACCGTCGAGCTCGCCGTCGGCGCCGACGGCACCGACGGCACGGACGGCACCGACGGCACGGACGGCGCCGACGGCACGGACGGCGCCGACGGCACGGACGGCACGGACGGCACGGACGGCACGGACGGCACGATCCGGCCGCAGCTGCCCGGCTCGGGCACCGACGAGTGGCACGACCTGGAGGTCGACCTGTCCGGCATGTCCGGGGTGTCCCGGGCCCGGCTGGTCGTCGAGAACCCCCCGGGGGCCCTGATCGGTGTCGGCGCCCCGCTGCCGTCCCGGGAACGTCCGGCGTCCGACGTCGTCCGCGGTGATCCGGTGTTCGCCGACCAGGTCTCGGCGCTGCTGTGGCCGTGCGAGGACCAGATCGTCGTGCGGCACGGGATCGCGCAGACCCCGCAGTGGCGGCTGCGGGTCGGTGACGGCCTGGAGGGCGCCACCGAGGACAACGCCTTCTTCGTCCCCAACGGGGGCGTGCTCGCCGGGATCGGGCGGACCGCGACCTTCGACGAGCTGCCGACCCGGCTGGACCCGCCGCCCGGGCGGGCCGCGTTCGGCTGGGGGCACGTCGAGCGGGTGGTGTACGACCACCCGACCGACGGCTACGACCTGAGTGTCGGCACCGAGTGGCGATGGGGCTGGGAGCGGTTGCCGAGCCTGGCGAACAAGGAGTACACGGGGCGGGACTTCCTGGGCTGA
- a CDS encoding glycosyltransferase: MLDTARPTRDGDPAPAAPQGGDPRPGRLVVQRGPFTGPTPLVPEDLYAEVLRGAARRERDRIELAPATLVTTNTYWGRLHATYWHRWTAVPQVRVSLNAAGRGRVWLMASDTNKVGRAVAYADVDGSRRVELTGAIDRFIDGGGLWLEFGTDTGELAVSGVEWTVQVPRPPRPTSITICTHNRVEDCLNTLQALLDDPAALARVAQVRVVDQGSDPLDAHDRFAGIAEDFGAQLVHQRQPNLGGAGGFSRGLYEATAGDPADDHDVLLMDDDVLLDPEIVVRLTGFAACTTTPTIVGGQMLNLLHPGHVHITAEYAEPEKLRVGRPVPGALEEGFLLGRDERLLPIVQERRVDTEYNGWWSCLIPAPVVRAIGYPLPLFFQWDDVEFGYRAREHGFPTVSLPGAGVWHADFGWKDWDEWHRYFNQRNGLITAALRTGFDRRTVASTVAELLAQYLVAMQYGLAATLLTAVDDFLEGPRVLDDGSAAAAAMIRRIRAAYPETTAVPIAEAGLDPRDSVVHLAGGKPSKMIRTWLKRAVLQASGRVPFRSGMVPAGEAHWWHVALFERAIVTDMAETGVRIRTRDRERLRELATRGVRTVRRLYSEGPDAARAWKAAEPRLTARETWARLYGEA; the protein is encoded by the coding sequence ATGCTGGACACCGCGCGTCCCACCCGCGACGGAGACCCCGCTCCCGCCGCACCGCAGGGCGGTGACCCGCGACCCGGCAGGCTCGTGGTGCAACGGGGGCCGTTCACCGGCCCGACCCCGCTGGTCCCCGAGGACCTCTACGCCGAGGTGCTCCGCGGAGCCGCCCGGCGCGAGCGGGACCGGATCGAGCTGGCCCCGGCCACCCTCGTCACCACCAACACCTACTGGGGCCGGCTGCACGCCACCTACTGGCACCGGTGGACGGCGGTGCCGCAGGTCCGGGTGTCGCTGAACGCGGCGGGCCGCGGCCGGGTGTGGCTGATGGCCTCGGACACCAACAAGGTCGGCCGGGCCGTCGCCTACGCCGATGTGGACGGCTCCCGGCGGGTCGAGCTGACCGGTGCGATCGACCGGTTCATCGACGGCGGCGGGCTCTGGCTGGAGTTCGGCACCGACACCGGCGAGCTGGCCGTGTCCGGTGTGGAGTGGACCGTGCAGGTGCCGCGGCCGCCCCGCCCGACCTCGATCACGATCTGCACGCACAACCGGGTCGAGGACTGCCTCAACACCCTGCAGGCGCTGCTCGACGACCCGGCCGCGCTGGCCCGGGTCGCGCAGGTCCGGGTGGTCGACCAGGGCAGCGACCCGCTGGACGCGCACGACCGGTTCGCCGGGATTGCGGAGGACTTCGGCGCGCAGCTCGTGCACCAGCGGCAGCCGAACCTGGGCGGCGCGGGCGGATTCAGCCGCGGCCTGTACGAGGCGACCGCCGGGGACCCGGCCGACGACCACGACGTCCTGCTGATGGACGACGACGTGCTGCTCGATCCCGAGATCGTGGTGCGGCTGACCGGCTTCGCCGCCTGCACGACCACCCCGACGATCGTCGGCGGGCAGATGCTGAACCTGCTGCACCCGGGGCACGTGCACATCACCGCCGAGTACGCCGAGCCGGAGAAGCTGCGGGTCGGCAGGCCGGTGCCGGGCGCGCTCGAGGAGGGCTTCCTGCTCGGCCGCGACGAGCGGCTGCTGCCGATCGTGCAGGAACGCCGGGTCGACACCGAGTACAACGGCTGGTGGTCCTGTCTGATCCCGGCCCCGGTGGTGCGCGCGATCGGCTACCCGCTGCCGCTGTTCTTCCAGTGGGACGACGTCGAGTTCGGCTACCGCGCCCGCGAGCACGGCTTCCCCACCGTCTCCCTCCCCGGCGCCGGCGTGTGGCACGCCGACTTCGGCTGGAAGGACTGGGACGAGTGGCACCGCTACTTCAACCAGCGCAACGGTCTGATCACCGCGGCCCTGCGCACCGGTTTCGACCGGCGCACGGTCGCCTCGACGGTGGCCGAGCTGCTGGCCCAGTATCTGGTGGCGATGCAGTACGGGCTGGCCGCGACCCTGCTGACCGCCGTGGACGACTTCCTGGAGGGCCCGCGGGTCCTCGACGACGGCTCGGCCGCTGCCGCCGCCATGATCCGCCGGATCCGTGCCGCCTACCCGGAGACGACAGCCGTGCCGATCGCCGAGGCCGGGCTGGACCCGCGGGATTCCGTGGTCCACCTGGCTGGCGGCAAGCCGTCCAAGATGATCAGGACGTGGCTCAAGCGGGCCGTGCTGCAGGCGTCCGGACGGGTGCCGTTCCGCAGTGGGATGGTGCCGGCCGGCGAGGCGCACTGGTGGCACGTGGCGCTGTTCGAGCGGGCGATCGTGACCGACATGGCCGAGACCGGCGTCCGGATCCGGACCCGGGACCGCGAGCGGCTCCGCGAGCTGGCCACCCGCGGGGTGCGCACCGTGCGGCGGCTGTACAGCGAGGGCCCGGACGCGGCCCGGGCCTGGAAGGCCGCCGAGCCGCGGCTCACCGCACGCGAGACCTGGGCGCGGTTGTACGGCGAGGCCTGA